A region of Dermabacter vaginalis DNA encodes the following proteins:
- a CDS encoding tyrosine-type recombinase/integrase — translation MRLLKETKVQPETSYLLNRGTSLECSQVTGELDRLSEGRRTLCRVASVGRAGAVTSVGEYLPLWVDHLRAGNRSEGTVKLRVYHVECFEQWCAKTGGQGLSSEGIAAYLGAHGWSAATRRSVRTSLGLWCAFLEAQGVLEVNPVAKLPSVIVERRLPRPCPDEVIVRAVVEAEPRVRCMVMLAAEAGLRRMEIAVVQRDDFMKDLFGWSLHVHGKGRKSRVVPLTESVMSAVSRQWLDVPAFCPWLFPSSRGGHLQPIRVGELVNEALPGAWTTHTLRHRFATRAYQGSKDLLMVQKLLGHEKPETTAMYVGMDTSESRAVVELARLKL, via the coding sequence ATGCGATTACTCAAGGAAACAAAAGTACAACCCGAAACCTCGTACCTCCTCAACCGTGGGACGAGCCTGGAGTGTTCCCAGGTAACGGGGGAATTGGACCGTCTTTCTGAGGGGAGACGAACGCTTTGCCGGGTAGCGTCGGTGGGGCGGGCAGGGGCGGTAACGAGCGTAGGTGAGTATTTGCCGTTATGGGTAGATCATTTGCGGGCGGGGAATCGGTCAGAGGGGACCGTAAAACTACGGGTGTACCACGTCGAGTGTTTCGAGCAATGGTGTGCGAAAACGGGTGGTCAGGGACTAAGTAGCGAGGGCATCGCGGCGTACTTGGGGGCACATGGCTGGTCGGCTGCCACACGGCGTAGTGTCCGGACATCATTGGGGTTGTGGTGTGCGTTCTTGGAGGCGCAGGGGGTGCTGGAGGTTAATCCGGTGGCGAAGTTGCCGTCTGTGATCGTGGAGCGGCGGTTGCCGCGTCCATGCCCGGATGAGGTGATTGTCAGGGCGGTGGTGGAGGCGGAGCCTCGTGTGCGATGCATGGTGATGTTAGCGGCTGAGGCGGGTTTAAGGCGCATGGAGATTGCTGTGGTGCAGCGTGACGACTTTATGAAGGATTTGTTTGGGTGGTCATTGCACGTGCATGGCAAGGGGCGCAAGAGTCGGGTTGTTCCGCTTACGGAGTCGGTGATGTCTGCGGTGTCGCGTCAATGGCTGGATGTTCCGGCGTTTTGCCCGTGGTTGTTTCCTTCGTCGCGAGGTGGGCATTTGCAGCCCATTCGGGTCGGTGAGTTGGTGAATGAGGCGTTGCCGGGGGCGTGGACTACTCATACGTTGCGTCATAGGTTCGCTACCCGCGCGTATCAGGGTTCGAAGGACTTGTTAATGGTGCAGAAGTTGTTGGGGCATGAAAAGCCGGAGACGACGGCTATGTACGTGGGCATGGATACGTCGGAGTCGCGGGCCGTCGTGGAGCTGGCACGGTTGAAGCTTTAG